Proteins from a single region of Argiope bruennichi chromosome 6, qqArgBrue1.1, whole genome shotgun sequence:
- the LOC129972000 gene encoding zinc finger protein 761-like, whose translation MDQYRCKRYGNIVTRDEDLPRYFHKKFDYRYSPQEPVESDDFSNQIRATTDVESQMRLENSKWQSLKNDKNNFIYSLECVINKAISDCKKISGTANLIANPDLPSGSEEPENGKRQVSEGETNEHTLLEVHSQGHNKNKKMTTYVKDPIPFKEDDNAVAGPSGMSPLEKKFSCSVCTKEFNYKYNLYRHYQTHTGDKPFKCYVCNKQFSQKVNLDAHYKIHTGEKPYACDICEKKFNSKHNRDTHHRTHTGDRPFLCDVCNEGFTQKVHLIRHKNRKHTAEWNAF comes from the coding sequence atggatCAATACCGTTGCAAACGTTACGGAAATATAGTAACACGAGATGAGGATCTCCCTCGCTACTTTCACAAGAAATTTGACTACAGGTATTCACCACAAGAGCCAGTAGAATCGGATGATTTTTCGAACCAGATTCGTGCAACAACTGATGTAGAAAGTCAAATGCGACTTGAAAATAGCAAATGGCAATCTTTAAagaacgataaaaataatttcatatactcTCTAGAATGCGTTATCAACAAAGCAATTtcagattgtaaaaaaatttctggaacAGCAAATTTGATTGCGAATCCTGATCTCCCATCAGGAAGTGAAGAGCCGGAAAATGGCAAGAGGCAAGTGTCAGAGGGTGAGACTAATGAACATACATTACTGGAAGTGCACTCTCAAGGTCACAATAAGAACAAGAAAATGACTACATACGTGAAGGACCCTATCCCTTTCAAGGAAGATGACAATGCCGTGGCTGGACCTTCGGGAATGAGTCCTCTTGAGAAGAAATTTTCTTGCAGTGTATGTACTAaggaattcaattataaatataatctctACAGACATTATCAAACCCACACTGGCGACAAACCCTTCAAGTGCTATGTATGTAATAAACAATTCTCTCAGAAAGTAAATCTCGACGCACATTACAAAATCCACACTGGCGAAAAACCTTATGCTTGTGATAtatgcgaaaaaaaatttaacagtaaaCACAATCGCGACACTCATCATCGAACCCACACCGGTGACAGACCTTTCTTGTGCGACGTTTGTAATGAAGGTTTTACTCAAAAGGTTCATCTTATTAGACATAAAAATAGGAAGCACACTGCAGAATGGAATGCCTTTTAA